The following DNA comes from Merismopedia glauca CCAP 1448/3.
CCGTTTCTAGCTTAGCGGCTGTAGCTTGGTCAAATACCCAGTCTAGTCAATCTAGCACCATAGCAATCCAGATGCCAGCCCAGCGAGGGGAACTGTTCGGCGCAATTTATGAGCGATCGCAACGCTGCGCTTCAGGGCGATCGCCCCTTGGTTTATCTCCTCTACTCCCAGATACGGTAATATCGCCCAAAATTTGGCAAGAAAAGCAAGCTATGTACCCTCAGATAGAGGAAGTCATAGAAATTACTGCTGGAGAGGGTTTAGGAGCATCGGTCACTAGTGTTTGGCAACTAGCTCATCTAGAATGGGAACAGGGTAAACCTTCAGAATGGTCAGAAGTTGTCCCATTTTACGGTCAACATCCAGTAGACTTACCCAAATAAGTAACGCTTTGACTTCTCCACGCTGTGAAAAACGCAGATTATCAAAGGATTTTCAGCATCGGTCTAGCTTTTTTTGAAAAATATCTCGCACTTCTACCTCTGGCATATCGTAAGGGTAGGGATAACGTTTAGCATTGGGATTGCGGCGATTGACAAATAGTTCTCTAATAGCGTCATCGTCAGTAGGGTGAGTCCTGATATATTTTTTTAGTTCCTCTCGGCTCATTTCTTGAAAATTAGGTTTCGTCATCATTAAACTCCCAGTTTCCATCTTCAAAAATAATAACTTCGATTTTTTCCGTCTCACCTGCGATGATATAGACTTGCCTAGTAGTCGAATCGTAACGAAACAGGTAAATAGACTGCAATAGATTGGAGAGCATCTGAATCACAAAAATAGAGCCGAAAGCCTGTTTCTCGGTTGGCAAATTCAAAACTCCAGACTATGTTGATTATTTCTGCTCAATAATACCTCCACCCAGAAC
Coding sequences within:
- the tsaB gene encoding tRNA (adenosine(37)-N6)-threonylcarbamoyltransferase complex dimerization subunit type 1 TsaB codes for the protein MNNSPIPHPYGLAIHTSSPELGLAIGNSESNCRCQVWNLGRDLSVFLHQYLLEFISPQTWADLGFIAVAIGPGSFTGTRIGVVTARTLAQQLDLPLYPVSSLAAVAWSNTQSSQSSTIAIQMPAQRGELFGAIYERSQRCASGRSPLGLSPLLPDTVISPKIWQEKQAMYPQIEEVIEITAGEGLGASVTSVWQLAHLEWEQGKPSEWSEVVPFYGQHPVDLPK
- a CDS encoding DUF6887 family protein: MMTKPNFQEMSREELKKYIRTHPTDDDAIRELFVNRRNPNAKRYPYPYDMPEVEVRDIFQKKLDRC
- a CDS encoding DUF6888 family protein is translated as MNLPTEKQAFGSIFVIQMLSNLLQSIYLFRYDSTTRQVYIIAGETEKIEVIIFEDGNWEFNDDET